In Synechococcus sp. Nb3U1, one DNA window encodes the following:
- a CDS encoding DsbA family protein, whose product MKSEKAVNPKTTTRIPKTTTRIDFLSCGVSKMVSAQVLSQLIPPISERDHCQGSHTAQVTLVEYGDYQCPECRVAHFIIQLIRKRFGDQFRFIFRHFPQSDIHPEAYHAAEAAEAAASQNRFWEMHGHLLENQSNLTDSHLVEYAIALYLDVDQFLAEMTSDCHMARVQADIESGIKSGVNATPTFFINGIKYQGIQNLEELIESLIKTNP is encoded by the coding sequence GTGAAGTCGGAAAAGGCTGTAAACCCTAAAACAACAACAAGAATCCCTAAAACAACAACAAGAATCGACTTTCTATCCTGTGGGGTCTCTAAAATGGTTTCAGCCCAAGTGCTTAGTCAGCTTATTCCTCCGATTAGTGAACGTGATCATTGTCAAGGTAGCCATACAGCTCAAGTAACACTTGTCGAATATGGTGATTATCAATGCCCTGAGTGTCGAGTTGCTCATTTTATCATTCAGTTAATTCGAAAGAGGTTTGGAGATCAGTTTAGGTTTATTTTTCGTCATTTCCCACAATCTGATATTCATCCTGAAGCGTATCATGCTGCTGAAGCTGCTGAAGCTGCTGCCTCACAGAACAGGTTCTGGGAGATGCATGGTCATTTATTAGAGAATCAGTCAAATCTCACGGATAGTCATTTGGTTGAGTATGCCATTGCCCTCTATTTAGATGTTGATCAGTTCTTAGCGGAGATGACTAGTGATTGTCATATGGCACGAGTACAGGCAGACATTGAAAGTGGTATAAAGAGCGGTGTGAATGCAACACCAACCTTTTTCATTAACGGCATCAAGTATCAAGGCATTCAAAATCTAGAAGAGTTAATTGAGTCTCTTATCAAGACTAATCCATGA